Proteins from one Niallia circulans genomic window:
- a CDS encoding NAD(P)/FAD-dependent oxidoreductase has translation MKNISIIGAGIMGASIGFELAKNGARVTIVDREDLGQATKAAAGIICPWISQRRNKRWYKLAMEGAKHYPSLITELMDLGEMNTGYDKVGAISPHENHEKLEAMVKRTLKRKDEAPEIGDVTILSEPDSKALFPPLADGYQSVHVSGAARVDGWALRNSLLSAAKKHGAKVLQEDCSLLLENSTVTGIKTKHKKIHADEVIITAGVWANELLSPLQITVGLSFQKGQIIHLQMPGINSDKWPVVMPPHDQYILSLTGNRIVIGATHENDEELDYRLTMAGMKEIMDKALKFAPGLHNSTFLEAKVGFRPFTADFLPIFGRLPGHSNVIFANGLGASGLTMGPFLGQQLAKLALDNEPDIQMADYALDEFISSK, from the coding sequence ATGAAAAACATAAGTATTATAGGCGCTGGTATAATGGGTGCGTCTATCGGTTTTGAGCTTGCAAAAAACGGAGCTCGTGTCACGATTGTAGATAGAGAAGATCTTGGTCAGGCTACTAAAGCTGCTGCAGGTATTATATGTCCGTGGATTTCTCAGCGCAGAAACAAGCGCTGGTACAAGCTTGCAATGGAAGGTGCAAAACATTATCCCAGCTTGATTACGGAGCTTATGGACTTAGGAGAAATGAACACAGGCTATGATAAAGTCGGTGCGATAAGTCCTCATGAGAATCATGAGAAGTTAGAAGCTATGGTAAAAAGAACCTTGAAACGAAAGGATGAGGCACCTGAAATTGGGGATGTCACCATTCTTTCAGAGCCTGATTCAAAAGCGTTGTTCCCACCGCTTGCAGATGGATATCAATCTGTCCATGTTAGCGGTGCTGCCAGGGTAGATGGTTGGGCGTTACGGAATTCACTCCTTTCTGCTGCCAAAAAGCATGGTGCAAAAGTACTCCAGGAAGATTGCAGTCTTCTGCTTGAAAACAGCACTGTTACAGGCATTAAAACAAAGCACAAAAAAATCCATGCAGATGAGGTCATTATTACTGCTGGTGTCTGGGCAAACGAATTGCTTAGTCCACTTCAGATAACAGTTGGTCTAAGCTTTCAAAAAGGGCAGATTATTCATCTTCAGATGCCAGGCATAAACAGTGACAAATGGCCGGTTGTCATGCCGCCCCATGATCAATACATTCTTTCTTTAACCGGAAATAGAATCGTAATTGGAGCTACCCATGAAAATGATGAAGAGCTTGACTATAGGCTAACAATGGCTGGCATGAAAGAAATTATGGATAAAGCGCTCAAATTTGCCCCAGGTTTGCATAACAGCACATTTCTTGAAGCAAAAGTCGGCTTTCGACCATTCACTGCAGATTTCCTTCCTATATTCGGAAGATTACCGGGACATTCAAATGTTATTTTCGCAAACGGCCTTGGTGCCTCTGGTTTAACAATGGGTCCATTTCTCGGTCAACAGCTTGCCAAACTCGCATTAGACAATGAACCTGATATACAAATGGCCGATTACGCCCTTGACGAATTTATCTCCAGTAAATAA